The Fibrobacter sp. UWT2 DNA segment TTTGCTGCCCAAAATCCAGGTTTGGCTTGTAAAGTATTCCTTGGTGTCTTCGTCCCAGCTGTAACCGAATCCTCCGTCAAAATCCCAAACGGGGCCCATGTGGTATTTACCTGAATTGTCTTTGTAGAGGTACATGCTTCTTGGTGCTTCAAGTTCAACGTTACGCGTAATTTCTTGCAATAATATAAAGTCTATAAAGCTTTCGACATCCAATAAATTCTGGACACTGTCGTAATCGTTGTTCGCTATGGCTTGTTCAAGTTTTGCGAAGTCAATGGCGATATTTTCGATTTCTTCTGTGGTTACGTTCTTTGGGTATTTTACGGCAACGGGCATTCCGTAGATTTTGCTGTAGAAATTGTTGGTTGCGTTTGGTGACAGCTCCGGGCCGTCATCTTGATCAAGACTCAGAAGGATTCCTTCTGTTCCAATGTTGACACGGGCTTTCGCCTGTTCAATTTGTTCGGTGAGTTGATAAACGCCCTTATAGTCTCCGTTGATCTCAACTTCTACAAAACGGTTTGCGTTTACAAAGGCGAAATTTCCCATGTAGCGGGCCATATCGAACGCGATTGCGTTCATGAATTTACTTTGATCGCGGTAATTGGCAAGCAGAACCCAGTCTTTATTGGCGTCTAGCCCTAAGACACTGGTTTTGGCGTCAAATTTAATTCGATAGGGCTTTTTGTCGTACCAAAGTCGGGTCGAATTTCCGCGTAGGCGAATTTTTGCGCTTGCCGCGGAAAGGTCCTCATATAATTCGTTTCCTGCGATTTCAATGGTGCAGGGCGAATAGATGACACTGTCCATGCTGCTTGTATCCGCCATTGTGATGCGTAAGTAGGGAATACCGTTGTTTGGCAAAGGAATTGCCTCAACAATCGTTGAAGATGATGATTGCGCGGGAGGCTCGTTGAACGAAGAATAAGGCGTGATTTCCGAAGACGAAGAAATTTCTTCGAGAAATGACGAATATGCGATAATTTGTTCAATGAATGACGAAGACGAGACTGTCTGCCCAATAAATGACGACGATGGTGGCGGTGTAGCGTTGAATGAGAATGATGATGTGGGTGGCGCTATTTCGCTTGATGAATAGCTTTGTGAAGAAAGAGGTATATCGGTTGAAATTTCTGGTGTTGTCTCGTTTGCGCCAGTTGTTGTGGAAACGGATTCTCCGCAAGCCGAAAGAAATGCCAAAAAGAGAAGACCGCTTCTTCTCGTGAATTGATGAATGCGTCTCATGGTTTCGCTCCTCGGAAAGAATATAGCCGAAACCTTGAAAAATAAGGGATTTCCTCAAGTAAAATCGTTGTCTTTGGACAACATTAAGTTTTTATGTCAAGAGCGGCTTTGGAGATAGACGGATATATTTATATCAGCATAAAAGTTGGAGTGTGTTATGCGAAAAATAAATTCGTTTGTGCAAGCGGTGCTAGTGAGTTCCGCTTTATTTTCGGCATATCTTTATGCCGCGCCGGAAAATCCAATGCCTATAACAGTTGATAACGATGGGGATACGATTGTTATCAGAAAAATGGGCGATGAACATTATCGGTTTACGCAAACTCTGGATGGCTATATGGTTATTCGGAATGCAAATGGCGTTTACTATTACGCAGATGAACAGGGTGAAATTTCCACTGTAAAAGCTCGTGATATTTCTCGCCGTAGCGTAGAGGAAAAAGCCTTTTTGAAATCCTTGAACAAAAAGAAGGTGATGCGTGCGCATCAAAAGAAAAATCCTGATCGGCATCCGAGGCTTTCTCAAAGCGCGAAGCGTCCGGCTTGGGTCCCGACAGTGAATACGAATAGGCCACCTGTATTGCCAATGCCTCAGGCAAGTGTCCATGTAAAAGGAACCAATAAGTTCCCTGTCATCATGATTTCTGCACCTGGTAGCAAGAACAGAACCGATTCAACAAGCATGTTCAAGATCCTCAACCAAGAAAATTATAGTGAAGGAGGTTATACTGGTTCTGTGCATGACTATTTCGTCGATCAATCGTTTGGTATCTTTAACCCCACTTTTGATCTTTTCTATGTGACAGTAGACAAATCATTGAATTCCTATGAAAAACAGGAAGCCACTCTCATTAAAGAAGCAATTTCAAAGTTGTCTTCGAAATACCCGAATTTTGATGGCTCAAAATACGATTCTGATAGTGATGGCGTGATTGACGCGACAGCGTTCCTGTTTGCCGGAGCCAATGAAAACTTGGGAGGCTTTCAGTATGAATTGGATTGGAACGGTGTTTCTGCTTCGGCCGGAGGGAGGCGGTTTAACAATTACTTTATTATAAGTGACGAGGACAATTTCTCGGTATTCATCCATGAATTCAGCCATACAATGGGACTGAGAGACCATTATTGCGTCTTTGGTGATGACTGCTATGCGGATTTTTCAAATAGTAGCAGCCCTGCTCCGGGAACGCATTTCTGGGACGTCATGGCGACAGGCATGTACGCGAATAATGGACTCACTCCACCTGGGTATAGCGGATTCGAACGCAATTTTATGGGCTGGATGGACTATAAAAATTTGAGTTCTTCTAGCGAAATTACAACGATTTCGCCACTGAATACGACGAATGTCGCCTATAAGGTGCCCGTTCGTGGAGATAATGATGAATGGTGGGTGCTGGAAAACAGGCAAAAAACGAAATGGGATGCCCATCTTCCGAATAGCGGAATGTTGATTTGGCATATTGACTATGATTCGAAGGCGTGGGACGACGATGCTGTAAACGACACTCCGGATCATCAGGGGGTTGATGTCGTTGAAGCCGGAAATGTGAAGGTGAATAGCTACCTGAGTGGTTTTGAGGCTCGCTATTTTATGGACGACCCGTTTCCGGGATCCCAAAATGT contains these protein-coding regions:
- a CDS encoding CotH kinase family protein; this translates as MRRIHQFTRRSGLLFLAFLSACGESVSTTTGANETTPEISTDIPLSSQSYSSSEIAPPTSSFSFNATPPPSSSFIGQTVSSSSFIEQIIAYSSFLEEISSSSEITPYSSFNEPPAQSSSSTIVEAIPLPNNGIPYLRITMADTSSMDSVIYSPCTIEIAGNELYEDLSAASAKIRLRGNSTRLWYDKKPYRIKFDAKTSVLGLDANKDWVLLANYRDQSKFMNAIAFDMARYMGNFAFVNANRFVEVEINGDYKGVYQLTEQIEQAKARVNIGTEGILLSLDQDDGPELSPNATNNFYSKIYGMPVAVKYPKNVTTEEIENIAIDFAKLEQAIANNDYDSVQNLLDVESFIDFILLQEITRNVELEAPRSMYLYKDNSGKYHMGPVWDFDGGFGYSWDEDTKEYFTSQTWILGSKNPSKSPYNCIATEKNDWNMCAGTNMRFNDYDGNAIPGFFVNLFANETFLNTYKTRWESLKASILDIVFSKLDSYISQSAQALENDAQRWPPVRRYDTEIQSLKNWLQERIENYSRILDNY
- a CDS encoding M6 family metalloprotease domain-containing protein, whose amino-acid sequence is MPITVDNDGDTIVIRKMGDEHYRFTQTLDGYMVIRNANGVYYYADEQGEISTVKARDISRRSVEEKAFLKSLNKKKVMRAHQKKNPDRHPRLSQSAKRPAWVPTVNTNRPPVLPMPQASVHVKGTNKFPVIMISAPGSKNRTDSTSMFKILNQENYSEGGYTGSVHDYFVDQSFGIFNPTFDLFYVTVDKSLNSYEKQEATLIKEAISKLSSKYPNFDGSKYDSDSDGVIDATAFLFAGANENLGGFQYELDWNGVSASAGGRRFNNYFIISDEDNFSVFIHEFSHTMGLRDHYCVFGDDCYADFSNSSSPAPGTHFWDVMATGMYANNGLTPPGYSGFERNFMGWMDYKNLSSSSEITTISPLNTTNVAYKVPVRGDNDEWWVLENRQKTKWDAHLPNSGMLIWHIDYDSKAWDDDAVNDTPDHQGVDVVEAGNVKVNSYLSGFEARYFMDDPFPGSQNVTSFGPFTSWAGVSQGIQLYSITEKNGNVCFATQSGVSVNDCSAAVASSSSEKLASSSSQIESSSSIYQETSSSSMVMDNIYTVSIQVELPISENYEPTKVNLNEVFEKLGVSDNASELYTSNKLIYNAVMPSNSIDNTPSTANAPGHWFNENGEASAYDDGYVYSELDFAAKSANVGHYPNKVSVGDTYEIGQALTYNGNTVIFKLLVNLTDSGTTELVKSRMAGNVRVAVAGNTIQVYSSDKNLKKATIFDLQGNVVSNKLFRNRVDFDLTENHKGVFIIRVMDGHRVVLSRRLKI